The following proteins come from a genomic window of Dreissena polymorpha isolate Duluth1 chromosome 1, UMN_Dpol_1.0, whole genome shotgun sequence:
- the LOC127832885 gene encoding sushi, von Willebrand factor type A, EGF and pentraxin domain-containing protein 1-like, with product MCVGKPNTDNGESSVCACKPGYVQGNYILQCIPVNCGRPPDINNASVSVTSTSYGSLANYTCINADPHKVYESHMQLRCLGEGLWYQQWEQRRFYCLVKCNSTLEIANGSYTGKWRYYSYTSYAHRTTYYVGWEVEYVCNADSGQTRYTKCQLTGNWEPKAQCDQNSTAVV from the exons ATGTGCGTAGGCAAGCCCAATACAGACAATGGAGAGTCTTCTGTGTGCGCATGTAAACCAGGCTACGTACAAGGCAATTACATTCTTCAATGTATACCAG TGAACTGTGGACGTCCGCCCGATATAAACAACGCCTCAGTGTCCGTCACATCCACATCGTACGGTTCTCTTGCCAACTACACCTGCATTAATGCCGATCCACATAAAGTGTATGAATCGCATATGCAGTTGCGATGTCTGGGCGAAGGGTTATGGTACCAACAATGGGAGCAACGACGGTTTTATTGCCTAG taaaatgcaATTCTACACTAGAAATAGCAAATGGAAGTTATACGGGGAAATGGCGATATTACTCCTATACGTCGTATGCGCACAGGACGACGTATTATGTAGGGTGGGAAGTTGAGTATGTCTGCAACGCGGACTCTGGACAAACACGTTACACTAAATGTCAGTTGACGGGCAACTGGGAGCCTAAAGCGCAGTGCGACCAAAATAGTACAGCTGTTGTATAA